The following are encoded together in the Gordonia insulae genome:
- a CDS encoding VOC family protein, translated as MTTTPSPKLNALSIVTRDMGAAIAFYRLCGLDFPDGAENEPHADVTVGGFRVMFDTRDVVQSFTPAWTEPAGGHRMAPAFECESPAAVDELHATLVAAGHRSHHDPFDAFWGQRYAVVLDPDDNPVDFYCALG; from the coding sequence ATGACCACAACGCCATCACCGAAACTCAACGCGCTCTCGATCGTCACCCGCGACATGGGGGCGGCGATCGCCTTCTATCGCCTGTGCGGACTCGACTTCCCGGACGGTGCCGAGAACGAGCCGCACGCCGACGTGACCGTCGGCGGCTTCCGCGTCATGTTCGACACCCGTGACGTCGTCCAGTCGTTCACACCGGCCTGGACCGAGCCGGCCGGCGGTCACCGGATGGCACCCGCCTTCGAATGCGAGTCGCCCGCCGCGGTCGACGAACTGCACGCGACACTCGTCGCGGCCGGACACCGATCGCACCACGACCCGTTCGACGCGTTCTGGGGTCAGCGCTACGCGGTGGTCCTCGACCCCGACGACAACCCCGTCGACTTCTATTGCGCCCTGGGCTGA
- a CDS encoding zinc-ribbon domain-containing protein, whose product MIIFGGRQTSALLAVLYFQCVFCHAQAAQRLIRTRTWFTLFFLPIFPFGRGNHSVHCAYCGNSSAVSRENADRFVADAHAQHAHMAGPPQPAHLPR is encoded by the coding sequence ATGATCATCTTCGGTGGACGCCAGACGTCGGCGTTGCTCGCGGTGCTCTACTTCCAGTGCGTGTTCTGTCACGCCCAGGCCGCCCAGCGCCTGATCCGCACCAGGACGTGGTTCACGTTGTTCTTCCTGCCGATCTTCCCGTTCGGTCGCGGAAACCACTCGGTGCACTGCGCGTACTGCGGCAATTCGTCCGCCGTGTCCCGCGAGAACGCCGATCGCTTCGTCGCGGACGCGCACGCACAACATGCACACATGGCCGGTCCCCCGCAGCCGGCGCATCTGCCCCGCTGA
- a CDS encoding DM13 domain-containing protein gives MPTGRPRRRRWPWIVAALAVVVVAVGALIFQPWLLFVDTEVDDEIPVAVTTSPSAAPAGPVVIAAGTFIGHEHDTTGRVTVIERPDGARLLAIENLETTTGPDVNVWLSAAPVIPGVRGWRSAAGADHVDLGDIKGNRGDQVYPIPPGVDLARYRAVVLWCVRFSVSFGAAELEPPESPVDPVRGR, from the coding sequence GTGCCGACCGGGCGCCCCCGACGCCGACGATGGCCGTGGATCGTGGCGGCCCTCGCGGTTGTCGTGGTGGCCGTCGGTGCGCTGATCTTCCAGCCGTGGCTCCTGTTCGTCGACACCGAGGTCGACGACGAGATCCCGGTGGCGGTCACGACGTCGCCGAGCGCGGCGCCCGCCGGACCGGTGGTGATCGCCGCGGGCACTTTCATCGGCCACGAGCACGACACGACCGGTCGGGTCACGGTCATCGAGCGGCCCGATGGCGCCCGGCTGCTCGCCATCGAGAACCTCGAGACCACCACGGGACCCGACGTCAATGTCTGGTTGTCGGCCGCGCCGGTGATCCCGGGCGTACGCGGATGGCGCAGTGCCGCGGGCGCGGACCACGTGGACCTGGGCGACATCAAGGGAAACCGCGGCGATCAGGTGTATCCGATCCCGCCCGGCGTCGACCTCGCCCGCTACCGCGCCGTCGTGCTCTGGTGCGTGCGATTCTCCGTCTCGTTCGGCGCCGCCGAACTCGAGCCGCCGGAGTCTCCGGTCGATCCGGTGCGCGGGCGGTAG
- a CDS encoding VOC family protein, with the protein MIRGMHALFYTTEEQALRAFIKDKLQLPATDTGGGWLIFDAPEADLGVHPTDGTSPPSGTADVSFYCDDIEQTVEELKGRGVEFTGDVEDHGYGLVTYFLVPGGFRVQLYEPKYAK; encoded by the coding sequence ATGATCCGCGGGATGCACGCCCTGTTCTACACCACCGAGGAACAGGCCTTACGCGCCTTCATCAAGGACAAACTGCAACTGCCCGCCACCGACACCGGCGGCGGTTGGCTCATCTTCGATGCGCCCGAAGCCGATCTCGGCGTTCATCCCACCGACGGCACCAGTCCGCCGTCGGGCACCGCGGACGTGTCCTTCTACTGCGACGACATCGAGCAGACCGTCGAGGAACTGAAGGGCCGCGGCGTCGAGTTCACCGGAGACGTCGAGGACCACGGATACGGGCTGGTCACCTACTTCCTGGTGCCCGGCGGTTTCCGGGTGCAGCTGTACGAACCCAAGTACGCCAAGTGA
- the dapE gene encoding succinyl-diaminopimelate desuccinylase — MTTTVLDLHADPVELTAALVDIESESRDETAIADAVEAALRSQTSGFEIVRNGNRVLARTDLGRPTRVVLAGHLDTVPVAGNLPHRRTADAAEGDVLHGCGTVDMKSGDAVFLHLAATMAEPAHDLTLIFYDCEEIAAEYNGLGVIERDLPEWLHGDVAILGEPTAGLIEAGCQGTMRVRLSTRGTRAHSARSWMGDNAIHKLGTVLTTLAAYRPRTVDIDGCEYREGLSAVGIGGGVAGNVVPDDAHVDVNFRFAPDRSVEQATEHVREVFAAELADGQLGFEVTDSASGALPGLSNPAAAALVDAAGGRFRAKYGWTDVSRFSALGIPAVNLGPGDPNLAHRVDERVPVRQIAEVTDLLRAYLSG, encoded by the coding sequence GTGACCACGACCGTCCTCGACCTGCACGCCGATCCCGTCGAGCTGACCGCAGCGCTCGTCGACATCGAGAGCGAATCCCGCGACGAAACGGCCATCGCCGATGCCGTCGAGGCCGCATTGCGTTCCCAGACATCGGGTTTCGAGATCGTTCGGAACGGCAACCGGGTGCTTGCACGCACCGATCTCGGTCGTCCCACGCGCGTCGTCCTCGCCGGCCACCTCGATACGGTCCCGGTCGCCGGGAACCTGCCCCACCGTCGCACCGCCGACGCCGCGGAGGGCGATGTGCTGCACGGCTGTGGCACGGTGGACATGAAGTCCGGCGACGCCGTCTTCCTGCATCTCGCGGCGACCATGGCCGAACCGGCCCACGATCTGACCCTGATCTTCTACGACTGCGAGGAGATCGCGGCCGAATACAACGGTCTCGGTGTCATCGAGCGGGATCTGCCGGAGTGGTTGCACGGTGACGTCGCGATCCTGGGCGAACCGACCGCCGGCCTCATCGAGGCAGGGTGTCAGGGCACGATGCGCGTCCGGTTGTCGACACGTGGGACGCGCGCCCACTCGGCCCGATCGTGGATGGGCGACAACGCGATTCACAAACTGGGCACAGTGTTGACCACCTTGGCCGCGTATCGTCCGCGGACCGTCGACATCGATGGGTGCGAATACCGCGAGGGCCTGTCCGCGGTGGGCATCGGTGGAGGTGTGGCCGGCAACGTCGTCCCCGACGACGCACACGTCGACGTCAACTTCCGTTTCGCCCCCGACCGCAGCGTCGAGCAGGCCACCGAGCACGTCCGCGAGGTCTTCGCCGCCGAACTCGCCGACGGACAGCTCGGCTTCGAAGTGACCGACTCGGCGTCGGGAGCCCTTCCGGGACTGTCGAATCCGGCCGCGGCGGCCCTCGTCGACGCCGCCGGAGGACGATTCCGCGCCAAGTACGGCTGGACCGACGTCTCCCGGTTCTCCGCGCTGGGGATTCCCGCCGTGAACCTGGGCCCCGGGGATCCCAATCTGGCCCATCGCGTCGACGAGCGGGTTCCGGTGCGTCAGATCGCCGAGGTCACCGATCTCCTGCGTGCGTATCTGTCCGGGTAG
- a CDS encoding LOG family protein, giving the protein MSPDQSESPDVPEAPDLETCYVGPVRVRREPGESSKTTDRRLLEWVDPNDADLRAERTMRDSWRVLRIQSEFVAGFDAMSEVAEAVTVFGSARLVPGSADYDLAVRLGAALGEAGYAVITGGGPGAMEAANRGAWDAGAQSIGLNIELPFEQHLNEWVDMGMHFRYFFVRKTMFVKYAQAFVCLPGGFGTLDEMFEALTLVQTKKVVRFPIVLIGRDHWTGLIDWMREVLLAKGMISPDDLELLHVVDEPSEAVDIIAAAAAGRGGR; this is encoded by the coding sequence ATGTCGCCCGACCAGTCAGAATCCCCAGACGTTCCGGAAGCGCCCGATCTCGAGACCTGTTACGTCGGTCCCGTGCGGGTCCGGCGTGAACCCGGCGAGTCGTCCAAGACCACCGACCGCCGGCTCCTCGAATGGGTCGACCCCAACGACGCCGACCTCCGCGCCGAACGCACCATGCGGGATTCGTGGCGGGTGCTGCGCATCCAGTCCGAATTCGTCGCGGGCTTCGACGCGATGAGCGAGGTCGCCGAGGCGGTCACCGTCTTCGGCTCCGCACGGTTGGTCCCGGGCAGCGCCGACTACGACCTCGCGGTGCGCCTGGGTGCGGCACTGGGTGAGGCCGGGTACGCGGTGATCACCGGCGGCGGACCCGGTGCCATGGAGGCCGCCAACCGCGGCGCCTGGGATGCCGGTGCGCAGTCCATCGGCCTGAACATCGAGTTGCCGTTCGAACAGCACCTCAACGAGTGGGTCGATATGGGCATGCACTTCCGCTACTTCTTCGTCCGCAAGACGATGTTCGTGAAATACGCGCAGGCGTTCGTCTGTCTGCCCGGCGGTTTCGGCACCCTCGACGAGATGTTCGAGGCCCTCACCCTCGTCCAGACCAAGAAGGTGGTCCGGTTCCCGATCGTGCTGATCGGCCGCGACCACTGGACCGGTCTGATCGACTGGATGCGCGAGGTGCTGCTCGCCAAGGGCATGATCTCGCCCGACGACCTCGAGTTGCTGCACGTGGTCGACGAACCGTCGGAGGCGGTCGACATCATCGCGGCGGCCGCGGCCGGGCGTGGTGGTCGATGA
- a CDS encoding LOG family protein, which yields MSAICVYCASGPVDQRFLDLAADVGTALAAGGHTVVSGGGNISMMGALAEAARLAGGPTVGIIPRALMEREVADLGADELVVTETMRERKRQMDERADGFITLPGGIGTLEELFETWTAGFLGMHDKPVVLLDPFGFYAPLLAWLHQLVGQGFVRQGALDRLRVTDSVPSAIQLATAR from the coding sequence ATGAGCGCGATCTGTGTCTACTGTGCATCCGGTCCGGTCGATCAGCGATTCCTCGATCTCGCCGCGGACGTCGGCACCGCGCTCGCGGCCGGCGGCCACACCGTGGTGTCCGGGGGCGGCAACATCTCGATGATGGGCGCCCTCGCGGAGGCGGCTCGGCTGGCCGGCGGCCCGACGGTCGGCATCATCCCGCGAGCGCTGATGGAACGCGAGGTCGCCGATCTCGGTGCCGACGAGCTGGTCGTCACCGAGACCATGCGCGAGCGCAAACGACAGATGGACGAGCGCGCCGACGGGTTCATCACCCTGCCCGGCGGCATCGGCACCCTCGAGGAACTGTTCGAGACCTGGACCGCGGGGTTCCTCGGTATGCATGACAAGCCGGTCGTGCTGCTCGACCCGTTCGGGTTCTACGCGCCACTGTTGGCGTGGCTGCACCAGCTCGTCGGCCAGGGATTCGTCCGGCAGGGGGCGCTCGACCGGCTCCGCGTGACCGATTCGGTGCCATCTGCGATCCAGCTTGCTACTGCTCGGTAA
- a CDS encoding long-chain-acyl-CoA synthetase, translating into MPSSDTHNAVGFTDLIRGVVKMAPHAPNMIKHAPGLIHRPPEAKRTIGSIFQKHAASHPDRPFIRFDGRSITYGEVNRRVNRYAATLADNGVGRGDVVAILSKNNPTDLMVMLATVKLGAVAGMLNYNQRGKVMAHSVSLLDAKVLVHDPDCAEAFDSIPADVLPPQVFDFAGFDSAAQGRTESDPAVTATLPASTKAFYIFTSGTTGMPKASVMSHNRWLANLSGIGGLAVRLKHSDTMYVPLPLYHNNALSVSLGSVLASGACIAIGRSFSASKFWDDVILNRATAFCYIGELCRYLLAQEEKPTDRRHAVKVIIGNGMRPEIWDEFAERFGIERIVEFYGASELNLAFVNAFSVKRTAGFCPLPYKIVEYDDHGEPRRDEKGRLTEVGKGGTGLLIAEISERVPLDGYTDADATEKKVIRDAFTDGDAYFNSGDLVRDQGFAHIAFVDRLGDTFRWKGENVATTEVESALDSFDGIAQSVVYGVEIDKADGRAGMGAVKLRDGVDLDPKKLSEHLYDHLPAYAVPLFVRVVDDFEQTSTFKNRKVELRDEGYAKTGDDAVYVLAGRDKGYVDFYADYPDDVANAKAPKG; encoded by the coding sequence ATGCCGAGCAGTGACACCCACAACGCCGTCGGTTTCACCGACCTGATCCGCGGCGTCGTGAAGATGGCGCCGCACGCGCCGAACATGATCAAGCACGCGCCCGGATTGATCCACCGCCCGCCGGAGGCGAAGCGCACCATCGGCTCGATCTTCCAGAAGCATGCCGCGTCCCATCCGGATCGGCCGTTCATCCGGTTCGACGGCCGGTCCATCACCTACGGTGAGGTCAATCGTCGCGTGAATCGTTACGCCGCCACCCTCGCCGACAACGGTGTGGGCCGTGGCGACGTCGTCGCCATCCTGTCGAAGAACAATCCCACCGATCTGATGGTCATGCTCGCGACCGTCAAACTCGGCGCGGTGGCCGGCATGCTGAACTACAACCAACGCGGAAAAGTGATGGCGCACAGCGTGTCCCTGCTCGACGCGAAGGTGCTCGTGCACGATCCGGACTGTGCCGAGGCGTTCGATTCCATTCCCGCAGACGTCCTCCCGCCGCAGGTCTTCGACTTCGCCGGGTTCGACTCCGCCGCGCAGGGTCGGACGGAGTCCGATCCGGCCGTCACCGCGACGCTGCCCGCATCGACGAAGGCGTTCTACATCTTCACCTCCGGCACCACCGGGATGCCCAAGGCCAGCGTGATGAGTCACAACCGGTGGCTGGCCAATCTCTCCGGGATCGGCGGCCTCGCGGTCCGCCTGAAGCACAGCGACACCATGTATGTGCCGTTGCCGCTCTATCACAACAACGCGTTGTCGGTGTCGCTCGGATCGGTGCTGGCCTCGGGCGCGTGCATCGCGATCGGCAGGTCGTTCTCCGCGTCCAAATTCTGGGACGACGTCATCCTCAACCGCGCGACCGCGTTCTGCTACATCGGCGAGTTGTGCCGCTACCTGCTGGCCCAGGAGGAGAAGCCCACCGACCGCCGGCATGCCGTCAAGGTGATCATCGGCAACGGGATGCGCCCCGAGATCTGGGATGAGTTCGCGGAACGATTCGGCATCGAGCGGATCGTCGAGTTCTACGGCGCCAGCGAGTTGAACCTCGCCTTCGTCAACGCGTTCAGCGTCAAGCGGACCGCCGGATTCTGCCCGTTGCCCTACAAGATCGTCGAATACGACGACCACGGCGAGCCCCGGCGTGACGAGAAGGGTCGACTCACCGAGGTCGGCAAGGGTGGCACCGGGCTGCTGATCGCCGAGATCAGCGAGCGGGTGCCGTTGGACGGCTACACCGATGCCGACGCCACCGAGAAGAAGGTCATCCGGGACGCGTTCACCGACGGGGACGCCTATTTCAATTCCGGAGACCTGGTGCGGGATCAGGGATTTGCGCACATCGCCTTCGTCGACCGGCTCGGCGACACCTTCCGCTGGAAGGGCGAGAACGTGGCCACCACGGAGGTCGAATCCGCACTCGACTCCTTCGACGGCATCGCTCAGTCGGTGGTGTACGGCGTCGAGATCGACAAGGCCGACGGTCGTGCGGGGATGGGCGCGGTGAAACTCCGCGACGGCGTCGACCTCGATCCGAAGAAGCTCTCCGAGCACCTCTACGACCACCTGCCGGCGTACGCGGTCCCGCTGTTCGTCCGCGTCGTCGACGACTTCGAGCAGACCTCGACGTTCAAGAACCGCAAGGTGGAGTTGCGCGACGAGGGCTACGCGAAGACCGGCGACGACGCGGTCTACGTGTTGGCCGGGCGCGACAAGGGATACGTCGACTTCTACGCCGACTATCCCGACGACGTCGCGAACGCGAAGGCCCCGAAGGGCTGA
- the folP gene encoding dihydropteroate synthase: MLSTLCGRPVATDRALVMAIVNRTPDSFYDKGASFADTAAQARVQQVVAEGADIIDIGGVKAGPGDEVDAATEAERVLPLISWIRDRYPDVLISVDTWRSEVAERACASGADLINDTWAGADPELVKVAAAHRAGIVCSHTGGATVRTRPHRVAYADVVADVVADVTAAARRAAEAGVARDSIVIDPTHDFGKNTHHGLALLRQVNVLVNTGWPVLMALSNKDFVGETLGVDLDERLEGTLAATALSAAAGARIFRVHEVAATRRVVDMVAAIAGTRPPARTVRGLA; encoded by the coding sequence ATGCTCTCGACGCTGTGCGGCAGACCCGTCGCGACCGACCGCGCACTCGTGATGGCCATCGTCAACCGGACCCCCGACTCGTTCTACGACAAGGGTGCGAGTTTCGCCGACACCGCCGCGCAGGCCCGCGTGCAGCAGGTGGTGGCGGAGGGCGCCGACATCATCGACATCGGCGGGGTCAAGGCGGGTCCGGGTGACGAGGTCGACGCGGCCACCGAGGCCGAGCGGGTGCTCCCGTTGATCTCCTGGATCCGGGACCGGTACCCGGACGTCCTGATCAGTGTGGACACCTGGCGCAGTGAGGTGGCCGAACGTGCCTGCGCGTCGGGCGCCGATCTGATCAACGACACGTGGGCGGGGGCAGACCCCGAACTGGTGAAGGTCGCCGCCGCCCATCGCGCCGGCATCGTCTGTTCGCACACCGGCGGGGCGACGGTGCGCACCCGTCCGCATCGTGTCGCCTATGCCGATGTGGTCGCCGATGTGGTCGCCGACGTCACCGCGGCGGCCCGCCGAGCGGCCGAAGCGGGGGTCGCACGTGACTCGATCGTGATCGACCCGACACATGATTTTGGCAAGAACACCCACCACGGGCTCGCGTTGTTACGCCAGGTGAACGTTCTTGTTAATACCGGCTGGCCAGTGCTGATGGCGCTCAGCAACAAGGACTTTGTAGGGGAGACTCTGGGTGTGGATCTCGACGAACGGCTGGAGGGAACCCTCGCCGCGACTGCTCTGAGCGCCGCTGCCGGCGCGCGGATCTTTCGCGTCCACGAGGTCGCCGCCACCCGTCGCGTGGTCGACATGGTCGCTGCCATCGCGGGGACACGACCTCCCGCCCGAACAGTCAGGGGACTCGCATGA
- a CDS encoding glucosyl-3-phosphoglycerate synthase, producing the protein MTEQVRRTQARRKASVTNNRTKTTIWPTPADTLGAKQRWSATNTWEQPDWTIDELVAAKNGRTVSVVLPALNEEETVADVIATIRPLYGTLVDELIVLDSGSTDATAERARAAGATVVSREQAVPELEPVKGKGEVLWRSIAVATGDIIAFVDSDLIDPDPMFVPKMLGPLLIDPRIQLVKGYYRRPLRTGGMQDANGGGRVTELVARPLLASQRPDLTGVLQPLGGEYAGTRELLSSVPFAPGYGVEIGLLIDTFDRYGLDGIGQVNLGVRTHRNRPLIELGVMSRQIVGTLMRRCGIEDSGIGLTQFTAEPDGSFTPHTTEVYLEDRPPMDTIRVDDTGDAEIAS; encoded by the coding sequence ATGACCGAACAGGTACGTCGGACCCAGGCCCGTCGCAAGGCGAGCGTGACGAACAACCGGACCAAGACGACCATCTGGCCCACGCCTGCCGACACCCTCGGGGCCAAGCAGCGCTGGTCGGCCACCAACACCTGGGAACAGCCGGACTGGACCATCGACGAGCTCGTCGCCGCGAAGAACGGCCGGACGGTGTCCGTGGTGCTGCCGGCACTCAACGAGGAAGAGACCGTCGCCGACGTGATCGCGACGATCCGCCCGCTGTACGGGACGCTGGTGGACGAACTGATCGTCCTCGACTCCGGCTCCACGGATGCCACCGCAGAGCGCGCCCGCGCCGCCGGTGCGACCGTCGTCAGCCGTGAGCAGGCCGTGCCCGAACTCGAACCCGTCAAGGGCAAGGGCGAGGTGTTGTGGCGGTCGATCGCGGTGGCGACCGGTGACATCATCGCCTTCGTCGACTCCGATCTCATCGACCCGGACCCGATGTTCGTGCCGAAGATGCTCGGACCGCTGCTGATCGACCCGCGAATCCAGTTGGTGAAGGGCTATTACCGGCGTCCCCTGCGAACCGGTGGGATGCAGGATGCCAACGGTGGGGGACGGGTCACCGAACTCGTCGCCCGTCCGCTGCTGGCGTCGCAGCGCCCCGATCTGACCGGCGTGCTGCAGCCGCTGGGCGGCGAGTACGCGGGCACCCGCGAGCTGCTCTCGTCGGTCCCGTTCGCACCCGGCTATGGGGTGGAGATCGGCTTGCTGATCGACACGTTCGATCGCTACGGGCTCGACGGCATCGGACAGGTCAACCTCGGGGTGCGCACACACCGCAATCGGCCGCTCATCGAACTGGGGGTGATGAGTCGCCAGATCGTCGGGACGTTGATGCGCCGCTGCGGAATCGAGGACTCCGGCATCGGACTCACCCAGTTCACCGCCGAGCCGGACGGATCGTTCACTCCGCACACCACCGAGGTCTATCTGGAGGACCGTCCGCCCATGGACACCATCCGCGTCGACGACACCGGCGACGCCGAGATCGCGTCCTGA
- a CDS encoding DivIVA domain-containing protein, translating to MQTMLLYLLIMAVVVAAVFAAVWFVFGRGEDLPPLEKGTTLARLPRAGITGADVRSISFSQTLRGYSQTEVDWALEKLARELDELRGVVLDLQGREAADLSAARVDPPDQSPAGP from the coding sequence ATGCAGACGATGCTGCTGTATCTGCTGATCATGGCCGTGGTGGTGGCCGCCGTCTTCGCCGCCGTCTGGTTCGTGTTCGGCCGGGGCGAAGACCTGCCGCCGCTGGAGAAGGGCACCACCCTCGCGCGCCTGCCGAGGGCGGGTATCACCGGTGCGGATGTCCGGTCGATCTCGTTCTCGCAGACCCTTCGTGGGTACTCGCAGACCGAAGTCGACTGGGCGCTGGAGAAACTGGCCCGTGAGCTCGACGAACTGCGGGGCGTCGTGCTCGACCTCCAGGGACGGGAGGCGGCCGACCTGTCGGCCGCCCGCGTCGACCCCCCGGACCAGTCGCCTGCCGGGCCGTGA
- a CDS encoding DUF3117 domain-containing protein, whose protein sequence is MAAMKPRTGDGPLEAAKEGRGIVVRIPIEGGGRLVVELTADEAAALGEELRGVTG, encoded by the coding sequence ATGGCGGCAATGAAGCCACGTACTGGGGACGGCCCCCTCGAAGCGGCCAAGGAAGGACGTGGAATCGTTGTCCGGATTCCGATCGAAGGCGGTGGACGGCTCGTCGTCGAGCTGACAGCGGACGAGGCGGCGGCATTGGGCGAAGAACTGCGCGGGGTCACCGGCTGA
- a CDS encoding methyltransferase domain-containing protein: MDDRSLSCGSSHRFDIARQGYVSLIDGRSTQHLSDTAPMVAARRRVHDSGSFDAVAAAVADAATSNSPADRPAMVLDGGSGTGHYLAATLERDPGLRGLGLDLSKYCARATARSHPRTAAVVADIWRPLPVKAESVGVVLSIFSPRNVAEFARILHPAGLLVVVTPDPDHLAELVGPMRMLAVGADKDTRLHATLAADFEVGAEGHIRDRRLLDAEGVEDLVAMGPSAFHRTAEEIRSDAHALTAESDGRIEVSVSVGVTTFRPRAR, translated from the coding sequence GTGGATGATCGGTCATTGTCCTGCGGCTCATCTCACCGATTCGACATCGCCAGGCAGGGGTACGTCTCTCTGATCGACGGTCGGTCGACACAACATCTCTCCGACACCGCGCCGATGGTCGCCGCGCGACGTCGGGTACACGATTCGGGCTCCTTCGATGCCGTCGCCGCGGCAGTGGCCGATGCCGCCACCTCGAACTCACCCGCCGACCGGCCGGCCATGGTGCTCGACGGGGGCTCGGGTACCGGCCACTATCTCGCCGCCACCCTCGAACGTGACCCCGGTTTGCGGGGACTCGGTCTCGATCTCTCCAAATACTGCGCTCGCGCCACCGCACGGTCACATCCGCGCACGGCGGCCGTCGTCGCCGACATCTGGCGACCGCTGCCCGTGAAGGCGGAGTCGGTCGGGGTCGTCCTGTCGATCTTCTCGCCGCGCAACGTCGCCGAGTTCGCGCGCATCCTGCACCCCGCCGGTCTCCTGGTGGTGGTGACGCCCGATCCGGATCACCTCGCCGAACTCGTCGGACCCATGCGGATGCTCGCCGTCGGGGCAGACAAGGACACGCGACTGCACGCCACGCTCGCCGCGGACTTCGAGGTCGGCGCCGAGGGCCACATCCGTGACCGCCGTCTGCTCGATGCCGAAGGGGTCGAGGATCTGGTGGCCATGGGGCCCTCGGCCTTTCACCGTACGGCCGAGGAGATCCGGTCCGATGCGCACGCGCTGACCGCCGAGTCGGATGGCCGGATCGAGGTGTCGGTGTCGGTCGGCGTCACGACCTTCCGTCCTCGCGCGCGGTGA
- the glgA gene encoding glycogen synthase yields MRVAMMTREYPPEVYGGAGVHVMELVRHLRSLATVDVHCMGAERDTAHVYGPDPGLAGANAAITTLSADLRMAVGAEGADLVHSHTWYTGLAGHLAAQLYGVPHVLTAHSLEPMRPWKAEQLGGGYRVSSWVEHNAVEYADAVIAVSSGMRTDVCNTYPRVDPDRVHVVRNGIDTTNWYPVDDPFGPGSAPADLGLDPDRPIVAFVGRITRQKGVAHLVAAAHDFAPEIQLVLCAGAPDTPEIGAEIEAAVTELSESRDGVYWVREMLTQPRIREILTAATVFLCPSVYEPLGIVNLEAMACNTAVVASAVGGIPEVVRDNVTGRLVPYDPVDPRGFEAGLAEAVNAVVGDPAAAAAMGKAGRERAEAEFSWESIAEQTLEVYLATLR; encoded by the coding sequence ATGAGGGTGGCGATGATGACACGGGAGTATCCACCCGAGGTGTACGGCGGTGCCGGCGTCCACGTGATGGAACTGGTCAGGCACCTGCGGTCCCTCGCCACCGTCGACGTGCACTGCATGGGTGCCGAGCGCGACACGGCGCATGTCTACGGACCCGATCCGGGACTCGCGGGAGCCAACGCGGCGATCACCACCTTGTCGGCGGACCTCCGGATGGCGGTGGGCGCCGAGGGAGCCGACCTGGTCCACTCACATACCTGGTACACGGGCCTGGCCGGGCACCTCGCCGCCCAGCTGTACGGCGTCCCGCACGTGCTGACCGCGCACTCGCTCGAACCGATGCGGCCGTGGAAGGCCGAGCAACTCGGCGGAGGCTATCGGGTGTCGAGCTGGGTCGAGCACAACGCGGTCGAGTACGCCGACGCCGTGATCGCGGTCAGTTCGGGGATGCGCACCGATGTGTGCAACACCTACCCGCGTGTCGATCCCGATCGGGTTCACGTGGTGCGCAACGGTATCGACACCACGAATTGGTATCCCGTGGACGACCCCTTCGGTCCCGGTTCGGCGCCGGCCGACCTGGGCCTCGACCCGGACCGGCCGATCGTCGCATTCGTCGGGCGGATCACCCGGCAGAAGGGAGTGGCCCACCTCGTCGCCGCCGCCCACGACTTCGCACCGGAGATCCAACTCGTGCTGTGCGCGGGTGCGCCGGACACCCCCGAGATCGGGGCCGAGATCGAGGCCGCGGTCACCGAGCTCTCCGAATCCCGCGACGGGGTCTATTGGGTGCGCGAGATGCTGACTCAGCCTCGTATCCGTGAAATCCTCACCGCAGCAACAGTTTTCCTCTGCCCGTCGGTATATGAGCCGCTCGGCATCGTCAATCTCGAGGCGATGGCCTGCAACACCGCGGTGGTCGCATCCGCCGTCGGGGGCATCCCGGAGGTGGTCCGCGACAACGTGACCGGCCGCCTGGTCCCCTACGATCCGGTCGATCCACGCGGGTTCGAGGCCGGGCTGGCCGAGGCGGTCAACGCGGTGGTCGGCGATCCTGCGGCGGCCGCGGCGATGGGCAAGGCAGGCCGTGAGCGTGCCGAGGCCGAATTCTCCTGGGAGTCCATCGCCGAACAGACCCTCGAGGTCTACCTCGCCACCCTGCGCTGA